A window of Maioricimonas rarisocia genomic DNA:
CCGGAAGCGGGACCGCCCCCCTGGACGGTCCACCCCGACAGGACATACGACGCCCGACGCAGTCGCGTGTGCGCAAAAGTGGCCAGGTTTCCCTCCGTAGAACCACAGCGGTCGCCCGAATTCGCTACGGAACACGGGTTTTCGCGATCTCGCTCCCCTTCCAGCCGTAGCGGATCGCCTGGGCCCGCACGGCCGTCCCGGGATCAACCTGCAGCGGGCCGGTGTAGAGCCGCCAGCGCGACTCCTTGCCGGTCTGATACGCAATCGACGCTCCTTCACTGTCACAGGCAATCGTGACGGTCTGCCCGTCGATTCGAATTTCCGGCGTGGCGGTCGTCGGCTGCTCACCATCGGGCGGCCAGAGATGGCGGATCAGCTCGGTTTCCGGAATGTGCCCCAGATCGCCGGTCTCCTCCGTCCATCGCTCGTGTGCCGTCCGCAGTTCCGCCAGCTTGTCGAAGTACCGCGGATCGGCCGCCAGATTGTGAATTTCGTGCGGATCGGACTGGCAGTCGTACAGTTCTTCGAGCGGCTTGTGCTGTGCTGTGAACTGCCACTGGTCCGGCCCGAGTTTGCCCGCTTCCCGCAGCTGCAGAATCTCCTGCATGATCTCCTGCTGGTCGCGATACGGGAGGAAACCGATGTAGGGCAGGTCCGGCCGGTAGTTGCGGACGTATTTGAAACGCTCGTCCCGCACCGCCCGGATCGTTTCCGGTGCCGGGTCCATCCGGTCGCGGCAGGCGTAGACGTATTGCCGCGGCGACGCGCGGTCCGGTCCCAGAAATGCCTGCCCCTGCATGTGGTCGGGAATCTCGCGGCCGCACAGCGACAGCACCGTCGGGGCGAAGTCGACAAAACTGACCAGCTCGCCATTCGTCGTCCCCGCGTCACGCAGGTCGGGAGACCTCACGATCAACGGCACCTGAATCCCCGAGTCATACACCCAGCGCTTCATGCGGGGCAGTCCGTCACCATGATCGCTGAAGAAGAATACGATCGTGTCTTCCGCCAGTCCGTCCTCTTCCAGCTGACCGAGAATCTCGCCGACCCACTCGTCCAGCGCGGCAATATTGTCGTAGTGACGGGCAAGGTCGCGGCGGACGATCGGCGCGTCGGGATAGTACGGCGGAACCGGCACATCGGCCGGATCAACAACGCGCGGCGACGTCTGGCGGAACACCTTGCTCTCATGCGTCACGGTCGAGTTGAAGACCGCAAAGAACGGCATCTCCGGATCGGGACGGTTCCGCCAGTGCGCCTTTCTGCCCGACTCGTCCCAGGCAGTGATCGGCGGCCGGAACTGATAGTCCGTCTTCGCATTGTTCGTGCAGTAGTAGCCGGCGGCCCGCAGGTACTCGGTAAAGCACTTCGCCTGCGGCGGCGGCGTCGCTTCGTACGTCGGGATCGCCAATAGCTCCGGATCGGTGATGAGGTTCAGAGCGGACGTCCGTTTCCAGGTCCGCATCGCCATCGCACCGGTCGAACTGGGGTACATCCCCATGATCAACGTGTGACGGTTGGGCGCACACACTCCGTACGTCCCGAATGCCCGCAGATACCGCACCCCTTCGGTCGCCAGGCGATCGATGTTCGGCGTCGGAACGGTTTCGTCACCGTAGCAGCCGAGCCGCGGGCTCATGTCCTCGCAGGTGACCCAGAGGATATTGGGACGTTCCGCAGCGGAGGCTGTGGCGTTCATCCACAGTAAACAGGCCACCAACGCCGCGGAACATGCGGACAAATGGTGTCGACGCATAGGGGGACTCCGGGATGTTCTGCGGAGAAAAGTGACGGATGCCGTGTCAGCTTAGCAGCGTCGCCGGCTTCCCCGAAACGGTCACGATCGGTCAGTCGGCACGTCCAGATTCGTCGAACCTTCACCGGATCTTCCGCCCGGATACCGGTACGGCCTGCCAGCGCTGCCCATTTCACTTGCAGCAGGGCCGCGCCTCGCTGCGTTCCGGAAGCCGCACAGCCCCGGACATCGAGCAGGTCGCCGCGCACGCTCGCCGACGCAAGTTCCACACTCAACAGACTTACAGTCCGTTCGCTCTGCCCCGGAGAGGGCCGCGACCGGGCTTCGGCACATCAGTTGCGATCCGGTTCTGCTGAGAACGCGCTTGTTCCGAACCGAGGCCCTCCTTCCGTCTGTTCATGTTGCACATGTAACGACCGTTCTGACCTGCTCTGTACCGTCGGAACGTGGAGGCCTGCGAAACTTCTTGCGGGAACGACCCATGACCAATGGATTCCTTATCGACATGGATGGTGTGATCTACCGGGGCAGTGAGCTGATCCCCGGCGCAGATCGATTCGTAAATCAGCTCCTCGAACAGGACATCCCCTTCCTGTTCCTGACCAACAACAGTCAGCGGACCTGCCGTGATGTCGCCAAGAAACTCGACCGGATGGGCATCCCGGTCGACGAACGGCACATCTTCACCTGCGCGATGGCGACGGCCCGCTTTCTCGCAGACCAGAAGCCCAACGGCACGGCGTACGTGATCGGCGAAGGAGGCCTGCTGCAGGCCCTGCACCTGAACGGATATGCCGTCGTCGATCACGATCCCGACTACGTCGTCGTCGGGGAGGGCAGAGCATTCAACTTCGAGATGCTCGAAACGGCCGTGCGGCTGATCAACAACGGCGCCAAACTGGTGGCCACCAACCTGGACCCCAACTGCCCGACGCCGATCGGTTCGCGACCGGGCTGCGGTGCGACGGTCGCACTTCTCGAGGCGGCAACCGGTCGCAAGGCCTTCAGCGTCGGCAAGCCGAGCCCCATCATGATGCGGTCCGCCCGTAAGGAGCTGGGCCTCTCGGCGGGGGAGACGACGATGATCGGGGACACGATGGAAACCGACATTCTCGGCGGCGTACAGATGGGCTACCGCACGATTCTCGTGCTCAGCGGGACCACCAGTCGGTCCGATCTGGTCGACTTCGCCTATCGCCCGGACCAGGTTGTCGACTCCGTCGCCGATCTCTGCGATGCCGTACAGGCCCGCTCGCTCAGCGTCGTCTGACCATCGCAACGTGAGACTGCCCGTTGCAGCCGCGTGCGCAAAGAAAACGGCACCTGTGCGAGAACCGTCCGTATGACGGAATCCCGCGCAGGTGCCTGCGTTTCCGGCCGTTCCTGCGGTTGAACGAGCCGCGCGCTGCCGACCCGCAGACAATCCGGAAACGCTGGGTTCAGGCGGTCGACTCACGTCGCGTTGACGCGAGCGTGTGCTGGAGAGATCCAGGCCGTCCCGATTCTACTCGCTGGAAGCATTCGAAAGTTCGATGTCGATCTCGTTACTCCCCTCGGCGACTTCCTTCTTGATCGACCCGTCATACGCGCTGTCCGGCAGTTGCGGGGGAGGGGTGCCGCCCGCTTCCGGATTCTCCTCGTCGTAGTCGTCCATCTCTTCGGTCGTGATCGGTTCGACGGTCACGGCATGTTCGCCCACGATCGCGCCGTCAACGCCCTCGAGATACAGCAGCGAATAGTAGCCGTTCTCGTCCGTGGTTCCTGTCGAGGGCCGCCCCCCACTCGTCGGGGTAAAGTTGACGACTGCCTCAGGCAACGGATTGCCGTCGAGAGTTACCACACCATTCACGTCGCCCAGGGTCGGCAAATCACTCCTCGTGCAGCCGACAAGGGCGACGGCGACAGCAGCGGATAACAGCATGCATCGGTTCACAGATTCAGTTCCTTCCCGCATGACAGTAACGACCGAGAGATGACATCTGCAGCAGCACAAAAGCAACGCTGGTCCGAACGGACCGGTCGGGCAAGGCCCCTCGCTCTGGTTCCCGTACCCTGACGCGAATACAGAGAAGCGCCCGGGCAGCAGCCGCCACCCGGGGGACTCTCGAAGATACGTGAACCGGCTCAGAACTCGCCGAGCGGCAGGCCATCGCGGCACATGCCAAGCCGCTGATACGTGCCCAGATTGTTGACCCCGGCCGCTCCGCCGACGTCTCCCATCCAGTTGATGGCGTTGCCATTCCGTTCCGGTGCACCGGCATTGTTGAAGTCGATGTTCTCGCTGACGAACCGGACGGCTCCGTCTCCCATCAGGAAGAAGGCCCCACCTTCGTGCGAACTGCTGAATCCGTCCGTGCAGCGGTCGTTGCCG
This region includes:
- a CDS encoding sulfatase-like hydrolase/transferase — protein: MNATASAAERPNILWVTCEDMSPRLGCYGDETVPTPNIDRLATEGVRYLRAFGTYGVCAPNRHTLIMGMYPSSTGAMAMRTWKRTSALNLITDPELLAIPTYEATPPPQAKCFTEYLRAAGYYCTNNAKTDYQFRPPITAWDESGRKAHWRNRPDPEMPFFAVFNSTVTHESKVFRQTSPRVVDPADVPVPPYYPDAPIVRRDLARHYDNIAALDEWVGEILGQLEEDGLAEDTIVFFFSDHGDGLPRMKRWVYDSGIQVPLIVRSPDLRDAGTTNGELVSFVDFAPTVLSLCGREIPDHMQGQAFLGPDRASPRQYVYACRDRMDPAPETIRAVRDERFKYVRNYRPDLPYIGFLPYRDQQEIMQEILQLREAGKLGPDQWQFTAQHKPLEELYDCQSDPHEIHNLAADPRYFDKLAELRTAHERWTEETGDLGHIPETELIRHLWPPDGEQPTTATPEIRIDGQTVTIACDSEGASIAYQTGKESRWRLYTGPLQVDPGTAVRAQAIRYGWKGSEIAKTRVP
- a CDS encoding TIGR01457 family HAD-type hydrolase, whose product is MTNGFLIDMDGVIYRGSELIPGADRFVNQLLEQDIPFLFLTNNSQRTCRDVAKKLDRMGIPVDERHIFTCAMATARFLADQKPNGTAYVIGEGGLLQALHLNGYAVVDHDPDYVVVGEGRAFNFEMLETAVRLINNGAKLVATNLDPNCPTPIGSRPGCGATVALLEAATGRKAFSVGKPSPIMMRSARKELGLSAGETTMIGDTMETDILGGVQMGYRTILVLSGTTSRSDLVDFAYRPDQVVDSVADLCDAVQARSLSVV
- a CDS encoding carboxypeptidase-like regulatory domain-containing protein; translation: MLLSAAVAVALVGCTRSDLPTLGDVNGVVTLDGNPLPEAVVNFTPTSGGRPSTGTTDENGYYSLLYLEGVDGAIVGEHAVTVEPITTEEMDDYDEENPEAGGTPPPQLPDSAYDGSIKKEVAEGSNEIDIELSNASSE